One Persephonella hydrogeniphila DNA window includes the following coding sequences:
- a CDS encoding AAA family ATPase codes for MQVKTHAYEELEKVVLLMKKTIRDSKQGIAIVSANYGVGKTQAAKMLTKQHHDVFYMKISQTLDTPSKFTRELARVLGSAISRSYQETLEFLSTYLEATGQFPIVILDEAQRLLTKRVLMGEIKDVFEEFPIRFVLLGDLDLLKHITKYPALNKRVIIRKSLDSLSEKTVNQLAAAYKIKTDENLLKIAKQRGWTTIEIDRLLYYAKGMKLNQISEKEIKKLIKAVEVSI; via the coding sequence ATGCAAGTAAAGACACACGCTTATGAAGAACTTGAAAAAGTAGTTTTGCTTATGAAGAAAACAATTAGAGACAGCAAACAGGGAATTGCAATAGTTTCTGCAAACTACGGAGTCGGTAAAACTCAAGCTGCCAAGATGCTTACAAAACAACATCACGATGTTTTTTATATGAAAATTTCACAAACCCTTGACACTCCTTCTAAATTCACAAGAGAGCTTGCAAGAGTTTTAGGTTCGGCTATCTCAAGAAGCTACCAGGAAACGCTCGAGTTTTTGTCAACCTATTTAGAAGCTACCGGACAATTCCCAATTGTTATTTTAGATGAAGCTCAAAGACTTCTTACAAAAAGAGTCCTTATGGGAGAAATAAAAGATGTATTTGAAGAGTTCCCGATTAGATTTGTCCTTCTGGGAGACCTTGATTTACTGAAGCATATCACAAAATATCCAGCATTAAACAAACGCGTAATAATCAGAAAATCACTTGATTCTCTATCAGAGAAAACAGTAAATCAGCTGGCAGCTGCATACAAAATCAAAACAGATGAGAACTTGTTGAAAATAGCAAAACAAAGGGGCTGGACAACTATAGAAATAGACAGGCTGCTATATTACGCAAAAGGTATGAAACTAAATCAAATATCAGAAAAAGAAATCAAAAAACTCATTAAAGCAGTAGAGGTATCAATATGA
- a CDS encoding helix-turn-helix domain-containing protein produces the protein MKKVSKSKILQLHAEGFSIRQIAKITGVSKSTVHRVVNGDIGKERKKGEKHLRIYKSMSQTTKNKLRTLLTMRTEEKGTSRVLSNAQIYEHIKLNLLADNVKLSKSAFYEFLDYFIIREFGSQENLEKQRRLKKEISKFVQSKGTVKREVGLWEIDATGYSFNNKNYSVMQVIDTFTGYVFPAMIIENKEKNAKHYNKAFNSLDVAYYLMTLFIQYGVPKAIKSDNEKIIKNDYIINALKELGVEYRNTKSYNPSSKVIERFFRSLKDTARTIRATGFEGEFSDLWHLAIEHFNKESHNFKHIQGTFSPLELVNSYGLGTREIDEETIRLAFAERFERKVINNQIKIDNLVYEFIYHKPKTELGRKRKNLTVLCLRDLENVTNLFVYNAQTGEYLGTAKLISQSADLETIKDKQIKQKQKRINKRIQKLEAEKTILETEALQEDPYKIELPEDSLLEELTTETEEKSESFEETEDLDILSQLLSEEE, from the coding sequence ATGAAGAAAGTTAGCAAATCAAAAATCCTCCAGCTGCACGCAGAAGGCTTTTCAATAAGACAGATTGCAAAAATAACCGGCGTAAGTAAATCAACAGTTCACAGAGTTGTTAATGGAGATATAGGTAAAGAAAGAAAAAAAGGAGAGAAACATCTCCGTATCTATAAATCTATGTCACAGACCACAAAAAACAAATTAAGAACCCTGCTGACAATGAGAACTGAAGAAAAAGGAACCAGCAGGGTTCTATCAAATGCACAAATATACGAACATATCAAATTAAATCTACTTGCCGATAATGTCAAGCTCAGCAAAAGTGCATTTTATGAATTTTTAGACTACTTCATCATCAGAGAGTTCGGCTCACAAGAAAATCTGGAAAAACAAAGAAGGCTCAAAAAAGAAATATCAAAATTCGTTCAATCAAAAGGAACCGTAAAAAGAGAAGTGGGCTTATGGGAAATAGACGCCACAGGATATTCATTTAACAACAAAAACTATTCAGTAATGCAGGTTATAGACACATTTACAGGATATGTATTTCCTGCAATGATTATTGAGAACAAAGAGAAAAATGCAAAGCATTATAACAAAGCATTCAACTCTCTTGATGTTGCTTATTATTTGATGACCCTTTTCATTCAGTATGGAGTTCCCAAAGCTATAAAAAGTGACAACGAGAAAATCATCAAAAATGACTACATAATAAATGCCTTAAAAGAGCTCGGCGTTGAGTATAGAAATACTAAATCCTACAATCCATCCTCAAAAGTCATAGAAAGATTCTTCAGAAGCTTAAAAGATACGGCGAGAACAATAAGAGCTACAGGATTTGAAGGTGAATTTTCAGATTTATGGCATCTTGCCATAGAACATTTCAATAAAGAATCTCACAACTTCAAGCACATTCAGGGAACATTTTCACCCCTGGAGTTGGTCAACTCATACGGACTTGGAACAAGAGAAATAGATGAAGAAACAATTAGACTGGCATTTGCAGAAAGATTTGAAAGGAAGGTCATCAATAATCAGATAAAAATAGATAATCTCGTTTATGAATTTATATACCATAAACCAAAAACAGAACTTGGTAGAAAAAGAAAAAATCTTACAGTCCTTTGCCTCAGAGACCTTGAAAACGTAACAAACCTGTTTGTTTATAATGCACAGACTGGAGAATATTTAGGAACTGCTAAGCTGATCAGTCAGTCTGCAGACCTTGAAACAATCAAAGATAAACAAATAAAACAAAAACAAAAACGCATAAATAAAAGAATCCAAAAACTTGAAGCTGAAAAAACAATACTTGAAACAGAAGCCCTCCAAGAAGACCCTTACAAGATTGAACTACCTGAAGACTCCCTATTAGAAGAACTTACCACAGAAACTGAGGAAAAATCTGAAAGTTTTGAAGAAACAGAAGATTTAGACATCCTTTCACAACTACTATCAGAGGAGGAATAA
- a CDS encoding helix-turn-helix domain-containing protein codes for MKEQVEKLTLKHRRPDVYNLLKELGCEYIGVEEVPIEKIMIDQGIYPREKTDKERVSLYASNILDGDVFPPILTSADYTKLDGNHRYYAHKEAGKTTIWIEKWEVPQGLYPVVAQAVNTEEKTTDTPLTIGEKKRAILRDWELLNHYDKKTRKIIISKALKVSISYVNKVLSQAGIIKSEKEELREKVKELSDQGLNQTEIARKLGINQATVSRILKDYAKITRVKNAYPDKPHETEEYDGSWNDWNEEDEEETQEEPLKAEKISSPKKKEEKEKKLLHPNQILERCKTEIWDAVIEIEFRLGEDKALEVLEEIYFAYKERKHKGLTIYKDIRARYDAFEK; via the coding sequence ATGAAAGAACAAGTTGAAAAACTCACTTTAAAACACAGAAGACCTGATGTTTATAACCTTTTAAAAGAGCTTGGATGTGAATATATCGGTGTTGAAGAAGTTCCTATTGAAAAAATAATGATAGACCAAGGAATTTATCCTCGTGAGAAAACAGATAAAGAAAGAGTTTCTCTTTATGCTTCTAACATATTAGATGGTGATGTATTTCCTCCAATTTTAACAAGTGCAGATTATACAAAACTTGATGGAAACCACAGATATTATGCTCACAAAGAGGCAGGAAAAACTACAATATGGATTGAAAAATGGGAAGTCCCACAAGGTTTATATCCTGTTGTTGCTCAAGCTGTAAACACAGAAGAGAAAACAACTGATACACCATTAACTATTGGAGAAAAGAAGAGGGCAATTTTAAGAGACTGGGAACTTTTAAACCATTACGATAAAAAAACAAGAAAAATCATAATTTCAAAAGCTCTAAAGGTAAGTATTAGCTATGTCAACAAAGTCTTATCTCAAGCTGGGATTATAAAGTCTGAAAAGGAAGAGTTAAGGGAAAAGGTTAAGGAGTTATCTGACCAAGGTTTAAACCAAACAGAGATAGCCAGAAAATTGGGTATAAATCAAGCAACAGTTTCAAGAATTTTGAAAGATTATGCAAAAATTACTCGAGTAAAAAATGCATATCCTGATAAACCTCACGAAACCGAAGAATACGACGGAAGCTGGAATGACTGGAACGAAGAAGACGAAGAAGAAACACAAGAAGAACCATTAAAAGCAGAAAAAATAAGTTCACCAAAGAAAAAAGAAGAAAAAGAGAAAAAGCTACTCCATCCAAACCAAATCCTTGAAAGATGTAAAACAGAAATCTGGGATGCAGTTATAGAGATAGAGTTTAGATTAGGAGAAGACAAGGCATTAGAAGTCTTAGAAGAAATTTATTTCGCCTACAAAGAAAGAAAACACAAAGGTCTTACAATCTACAAAGATATAAGAGCCAGATATGACGCCTTTGAAAAATAA
- a CDS encoding Holliday junction resolvase, which produces MNAKRKGSRVERQVKKIFEEFGYEVVRSAGSLGKADLEVKGIGSIQVKARKSFSILLMFDGAEKLVIKADRKEPYIVMPLSTYLKEISK; this is translated from the coding sequence TTGAATGCAAAAAGAAAAGGTTCAAGAGTTGAAAGACAGGTAAAAAAAATATTTGAAGAATTCGGATACGAAGTTGTCCGTTCAGCCGGAAGTTTAGGAAAAGCTGACCTTGAAGTTAAAGGCATCGGTTCTATTCAGGTAAAAGCCAGAAAATCTTTTTCTATCCTTTTAATGTTTGACGGTGCAGAGAAACTTGTAATAAAAGCAGATAGAAAAGAGCCATATATAGTTATGCCTTTATCAACTTATCTAAAGGAGATTTCAAAATGA
- a CDS encoding ImmA/IrrE family metallo-endopeptidase — protein MLGILEKAKQLNTESIIRKNFEMLKASYKVNNILISQETKIPIKELEKIDKEISVAFNIYEKIAEYFGIYTSDLFSEYSLRPIAGIFFRHKEDDNLSIEERRFILKLYEWGLTFREVNPVKETDSLKFFRKYFKNIRSEKDIEEKGNKFRELISFHLLSLQKIENLDTWKIKNFFKDFEKLIYKKLGVKIFHVYPSNKEIKFQSIYFPDLEIIFIKDPRYVGTVFFRLFHELFHVFRKDKIEGFDICFGSEVRHPEDKYANRFAAAVLIPINDLESKVKKINIENCKDIEKLYKEYIGSKETFKNRLKSLGIKRKEISNCINNIKAKGKPISIGNKDKIPPEIKKSIEQLYKNGLITYSRKQELLDF, from the coding sequence ATGTTAGGAATTTTAGAAAAGGCAAAGCAATTAAATACGGAAAGTATTATCAGAAAGAACTTTGAAATGTTAAAGGCATCTTATAAGGTGAACAATATATTAATTTCTCAAGAAACAAAAATTCCCATTAAAGAACTAGAAAAAATAGATAAAGAAATTTCAGTAGCTTTTAATATTTATGAAAAAATAGCAGAATACTTTGGAATATATACTTCAGATTTATTTTCTGAATACTCTTTGCGACCCATTGCGGGCATATTCTTCAGACACAAAGAAGATGATAATCTTTCTATAGAAGAAAGAAGATTTATTTTGAAACTGTATGAATGGGGATTAACTTTTAGAGAAGTTAACCCAGTTAAAGAAACAGATTCATTAAAATTTTTCAGAAAATATTTTAAAAACATACGCTCAGAAAAAGATATAGAAGAAAAAGGAAATAAGTTCAGAGAACTTATTAGTTTTCATTTGCTTAGTCTTCAAAAAATTGAAAATCTGGATACTTGGAAAATAAAAAATTTCTTCAAAGATTTTGAAAAACTTATTTATAAAAAGTTAGGAGTAAAAATTTTTCATGTATATCCATCTAATAAAGAAATAAAATTTCAAAGTATATATTTTCCAGACTTAGAAATAATTTTTATAAAGGATCCTCGCTATGTAGGAACTGTATTCTTTAGATTATTTCATGAGCTATTTCATGTTTTCAGAAAAGATAAAATAGAAGGTTTTGATATTTGTTTTGGTAGTGAAGTAAGACATCCCGAGGATAAATATGCTAACAGATTTGCGGCAGCTGTTCTTATTCCAATAAATGATTTGGAATCTAAAGTTAAAAAAATAAATATAGAAAATTGCAAGGACATAGAAAAACTTTATAAAGAATATATTGGAAGTAAAGAAACTTTTAAAAACAGATTAAAATCTTTAGGTATAAAAAGGAAAGAAATCTCCAATTGTATTAACAATATAAAAGCAAAAGGAAAACCTATCTCAATAGGAAATAAAGATAAAATACCTCCTGAAATAAAAAAAAGTATTGAACAGTTATATAAAAATGGTTTAATAACATATAGCAGAAAACAGGAGTTACTGGACTTCTAA
- a CDS encoding DUF2190 family protein → MLRYERDDRVLVKNTGSSAITANSLVKVGNWVGVAYADIPAGQEGIIMTRGVFELPVADPAVAINSGDPLQYDGNGGVKPYDSADTTNPKIGKAFADKAAGETTVLVTLMPELY, encoded by the coding sequence ATGCTTAGATATGAAAGAGACGACAGAGTATTAGTGAAAAATACCGGAAGTTCAGCCATAACTGCAAATTCTCTTGTAAAAGTCGGAAATTGGGTAGGAGTTGCCTATGCTGATATTCCAGCAGGACAGGAAGGAATAATTATGACAAGAGGTGTTTTTGAACTTCCTGTAGCAGATCCAGCAGTTGCTATAAACTCAGGAGATCCACTCCAATATGATGGAAATGGAGGAGTAAAACCTTATGACTCTGCAGATACAACAAATCCTAAGATTGGAAAAGCTTTTGCTGATAAAGCTGCCGGTGAAACAACAGTTTTAGTAACACTTATGCCAGAACTTTATTAA
- a CDS encoding ATP-binding protein, with protein MAKTVEEAIQKVNGKGLYLETETQYWVEAEENGQSVVKKVLKPLPKRLIIEKLKNGEFPESYIEEIFKPEKTKALEESLKVEEKGLLLSGKAGIGKTFALIYKIAKDLRYHKVSAPLYITLQDFDVQKEYYTENRLKHYDCFLLDDVNPNLNKLEKRFAERVIYHASRKNKKLYITTNASLRDFFNFLEDEPLVSRILQMCEVKEINETTDLRIKRR; from the coding sequence ATGGCAAAAACAGTTGAAGAAGCTATACAAAAAGTTAACGGGAAAGGCTTGTATTTAGAAACAGAAACACAATACTGGGTAGAAGCAGAAGAAAACGGACAGAGTGTTGTCAAAAAAGTTCTAAAGCCTTTGCCCAAAAGACTTATCATTGAAAAATTAAAAAATGGAGAATTTCCGGAAAGTTACATTGAAGAAATCTTCAAACCAGAAAAAACAAAAGCATTAGAAGAGTCTTTAAAAGTAGAAGAAAAAGGGCTTCTCCTTTCAGGAAAAGCCGGAATAGGAAAAACATTTGCACTTATATATAAGATAGCAAAAGATTTGAGATATCACAAAGTATCAGCACCTTTATATATCACTCTTCAAGATTTTGACGTCCAGAAAGAGTATTACACAGAAAACAGATTGAAGCATTACGATTGTTTCCTACTTGACGATGTAAATCCAAACCTGAATAAACTTGAAAAAAGATTTGCAGAAAGAGTCATCTATCATGCCTCAAGAAAAAATAAAAAGCTCTATATCACTACAAACGCCAGCCTGAGAGATTTTTTTAATTTCTTAGAAGACGAGCCTTTAGTTTCAAGAATTCTTCAGATGTGTGAGGTGAAAGAAATAAACGAGACAACAGACCTACGAATCAAAAGGAGGTGA
- a CDS encoding HU family DNA-binding protein gives MTYKELKVQVSKNAQVPFQIVDKVVEELFQTVRNALLRGERLQIPAFGVFYVKTRKPRKVRTIEGKIKQLPTRRVPVFAPAHALKKEIESNTFKEE, from the coding sequence GTGACCTACAAAGAACTAAAAGTTCAAGTTTCAAAAAATGCTCAGGTTCCGTTCCAAATTGTTGACAAGGTTGTGGAGGAGCTATTTCAGACAGTGAGAAATGCCCTCTTAAGAGGAGAAAGACTTCAGATACCGGCTTTTGGAGTTTTCTACGTGAAAACAAGAAAGCCCAGAAAAGTAAGAACAATAGAAGGAAAGATTAAACAGCTTCCAACCAGAAGAGTTCCCGTATTTGCCCCTGCCCATGCATTAAAAAAAGAAATCGAATCAAATACATTTAAGGAGGAGTAA
- a CDS encoding XRE family transcriptional regulator: MENIGQRIKELRKRLGLSQREFAKKIGKATISIAKWEAGDRTPDESTLKLIAKEFNVNEEWLKTGKGEMFVETPIKEEGIKVPFYPEATLSAGEGIEATTEEHFWVEISPDLMLKLIGVVYRRGLTLLPVYGDSMEPTLKSGSVVMVRLWEYEQNLINGAIYAFRVDGDLFVKRVEIDPVNKVITFKSDNPNYSSFQMKREELDRVKIIGRVLIDMSGVY; the protein is encoded by the coding sequence ATGGAAAATATAGGACAAAGAATAAAAGAGCTTAGGAAGAGGCTGGGTTTATCCCAAAGGGAATTTGCCAAAAAGATAGGAAAAGCAACTATTTCTATTGCTAAATGGGAAGCTGGCGATAGAACTCCCGACGAAAGCACCTTGAAATTAATAGCAAAAGAATTTAATGTTAATGAAGAGTGGTTAAAGACAGGGAAGGGAGAGATGTTTGTAGAAACACCCATAAAAGAAGAGGGAATAAAAGTTCCTTTTTATCCGGAGGCTACTCTTTCTGCAGGGGAAGGCATTGAGGCAACTACAGAAGAGCACTTTTGGGTAGAAATATCACCAGATTTAATGTTAAAACTCATTGGGGTTGTATACAGAAGAGGATTAACACTTTTACCGGTCTATGGAGACAGCATGGAGCCCACGCTCAAAAGTGGCTCTGTAGTAATGGTTAGACTATGGGAATATGAACAGAATTTAATAAACGGGGCTATTTACGCTTTTAGAGTGGATGGAGATCTTTTCGTAAAAAGGGTAGAAATAGACCCGGTGAATAAGGTAATAACTTTTAAAAGTGACAACCCGAATTACAGCTCATTTCAGATGAAAAGAGAAGAACTGGATAGAGTAAAAATAATAGGCAGAGTTCTAATAGATATGAGCGGGGTTTATTAG
- a CDS encoding helix-turn-helix domain-containing protein — translation MKTIDIQTQVKKYGRLNFIKGELLKRGLTLKQFAEILGISESFLYQMLHKDAKSRRVARQIEEFLEVPEGSLFPYVLEPVENSREKSNEKPVVKPDKQRRAEQ, via the coding sequence ATGAAAACCATAGATATACAAACACAAGTAAAAAAATACGGAAGGTTAAATTTCATAAAAGGAGAATTACTCAAAAGAGGCCTTACTCTCAAGCAGTTTGCAGAAATTCTTGGAATATCAGAAAGCTTCTTATATCAGATGCTTCATAAAGATGCAAAATCAAGAAGAGTAGCAAGACAAATTGAGGAATTTTTAGAAGTTCCTGAAGGTTCGCTTTTTCCTTATGTCCTAGAGCCTGTGGAAAATTCCAGAGAGAAATCTAATGAAAAACCAGTAGTAAAACCAGATAAGCAAAGGAGAGCAGAACAATGA
- a CDS encoding baseplate J/gp47 family protein, producing MDYKQTLDSLLDYPTFEQLLQESIALSRQKNPKITNYNVGGAYRTLLEVNSEAIKQLYDLVKEHIIPNMFVVTAKGKWLDVHAATFGITRKSAKKTKGYVLFKRTDTSGNILIPKGTIVKTTPNIFGEELKFITIEEKVLIDGQAEISVQIEAEEPGAKYNVGEGMINTLTTYISGIDEIYNPANWLSEEGTDEETDESLRNRILLVWATKSIFTDDYYRFHTLSVDGVVDCYIDNQHPRGQGTADIYIVSSSGMPTTDLISQVQTVINDVKTPAADILVKAPTEKPIDLDITITSYSDYPDKTLIQAEAERRINALFIYNPDYKEVIFDYENRRFTIGKNIALSTIYYVLMEVEGVEKVNINSPTADIAVNPDELPTLQSLTLQVV from the coding sequence ATGGACTACAAACAGACTTTAGATAGCCTACTGGATTATCCGACCTTTGAGCAATTACTACAGGAATCAATCGCCTTATCCAGACAAAAAAATCCTAAAATAACAAACTACAATGTAGGTGGAGCATATAGAACACTACTTGAAGTAAACTCAGAAGCTATAAAACAACTATATGACCTTGTAAAAGAACACATCATCCCAAATATGTTCGTAGTAACTGCAAAAGGAAAATGGCTTGACGTTCATGCAGCTACATTTGGAATAACAAGAAAATCTGCCAAAAAAACAAAAGGATATGTGCTTTTTAAAAGAACAGACACATCCGGAAACATTCTCATACCAAAAGGAACAATTGTAAAAACCACTCCTAACATTTTTGGAGAGGAGCTTAAATTCATAACTATTGAAGAAAAGGTATTAATAGATGGACAAGCAGAAATTTCGGTTCAAATAGAAGCTGAAGAACCTGGAGCAAAATATAATGTAGGAGAGGGAATGATAAACACCCTGACCACGTATATATCTGGTATTGATGAGATATACAATCCAGCAAATTGGCTTTCTGAAGAAGGAACAGATGAGGAAACAGACGAAAGTCTTAGAAACAGAATCCTTCTTGTATGGGCTACAAAATCCATATTCACAGATGATTATTATAGATTTCACACTTTGTCTGTAGATGGTGTAGTAGATTGTTACATAGACAATCAGCACCCAAGAGGACAAGGAACTGCAGATATTTATATAGTATCTTCATCTGGAATGCCAACGACCGATTTGATTTCTCAAGTTCAGACAGTCATAAATGATGTAAAAACTCCAGCTGCAGATATTTTAGTAAAAGCCCCTACAGAAAAGCCTATAGATTTAGACATTACAATAACATCTTACTCTGATTATCCAGATAAAACTTTAATTCAAGCTGAAGCAGAAAGAAGAATTAATGCATTATTTATTTATAATCCAGACTATAAAGAAGTGATTTTTGATTACGAAAACAGAAGATTTACTATTGGCAAAAATATAGCCCTTTCCACTATTTACTACGTTCTCATGGAAGTAGAAGGGGTAGAAAAAGTAAACATAAACAGTCCTACCGCTGATATTGCCGTTAATCCAGACGAGCTTCCAACCCTTCAAAGCTTAACACTGCAGGTGGTGTAA
- a CDS encoding recombinase RecT, with product METKTLAPATALMGNVDPNKLMQQAGQLILRDREGKPYTNEQRALIVLAAQQLGLNPILGHLTIIQDRLYITNAGLLHIAHNSGKLEGIKTRPATEEERKAYFLGSDPKDIHLWKAEVYLKGQKEPYVGWGKASMNEKSWAVKSNPQEMAETRAVNRALRKAFNIAGYTSVEELEDENTPAVKSEEEPITKEQIKIIHAIASLIGEDFYDYQFKEWLRSQIGKESSTELTKSEASEIIDRLLVLLEDQLKAISQSAGIDFEKILQKHGINSLTETDNYYVWKEIKEEVMKKRYRKGLLEAIQNKAKEKGLETDKIKKIIKEKFQAESSKDLSNEQLEELLQIIENHEDDDVPF from the coding sequence ATGGAAACAAAAACATTAGCACCAGCAACAGCCCTAATGGGTAATGTAGACCCAAACAAGCTAATGCAGCAAGCAGGACAACTGATACTTAGAGACAGAGAAGGGAAACCTTACACCAACGAACAAAGAGCGTTAATAGTGTTAGCAGCTCAGCAACTTGGACTAAACCCCATACTTGGGCACCTAACAATCATCCAGGATAGGCTCTATATCACAAATGCAGGACTTTTACATATTGCACACAATTCAGGGAAACTGGAAGGAATCAAAACCAGACCTGCAACAGAAGAAGAAAGGAAAGCCTATTTCTTGGGAAGTGACCCAAAGGATATTCATCTCTGGAAAGCCGAAGTTTACCTCAAAGGACAGAAAGAACCTTACGTAGGATGGGGAAAAGCGTCAATGAATGAAAAAAGCTGGGCAGTAAAATCAAACCCTCAAGAAATGGCAGAAACAAGAGCAGTAAACAGGGCACTGAGAAAAGCTTTCAACATTGCAGGATATACCTCTGTTGAAGAATTAGAGGATGAAAATACCCCAGCTGTAAAATCAGAAGAAGAACCAATAACAAAGGAACAGATAAAGATAATCCATGCAATAGCTTCTTTAATAGGAGAGGATTTTTACGATTACCAGTTTAAGGAGTGGTTGAGATCCCAGATAGGAAAAGAAAGTTCAACAGAACTTACGAAATCGGAAGCTTCTGAAATAATAGACAGACTACTGGTACTACTTGAAGATCAACTTAAAGCCATATCTCAATCTGCAGGGATAGATTTTGAAAAAATACTTCAAAAACACGGAATAAATTCTCTTACAGAGACAGATAATTACTACGTTTGGAAAGAGATAAAAGAAGAGGTTATGAAGAAAAGATACAGAAAAGGGCTACTTGAAGCGATTCAAAATAAAGCAAAAGAGAAAGGATTAGAAACGGACAAGATAAAGAAGATAATAAAAGAAAAGTTCCAAGCTGAAAGCTCCAAAGATCTTTCCAATGAGCAGTTAGAAGAATTACTACAAATAATAGAGAACCATGAAGATGACGACGTCCCCTTTTAA